The Bacteroidota bacterium genome contains a region encoding:
- a CDS encoding enoyl-CoA hydratase/isomerase family protein, with product MSALGNVYSSVEKGIGTVTFFHPQSNSLPGELLRKLAAEITKLGNETSCKVIVLQSEGEKAFCAGASFDELVSLENLEMGKHFFSGFALVINAIRKAPKFVIARVQGKAVGGGVGLASAADYTLAMDNASIKLSELAVGIGPFVVGPAVERKIGTAAFSSLSINASEWQTAEWAKEKGLYADTFSTIENLDSAILALAEKLAFSNPEAMQLLKQVQWEGTENWDTLLLERAEMSGKLVLSDFTRNAIAKFKTGVR from the coding sequence ATGAGCGCATTAGGTAATGTATATTCATCCGTAGAAAAAGGAATTGGAACGGTAACATTTTTTCATCCACAAAGCAATTCATTGCCTGGAGAATTGTTACGTAAACTCGCCGCAGAAATCACCAAACTAGGAAATGAGACCTCCTGCAAAGTGATAGTACTGCAAAGTGAAGGAGAAAAGGCATTCTGCGCCGGAGCCAGTTTTGACGAATTGGTTTCGCTTGAAAACCTCGAAATGGGCAAGCACTTTTTTTCAGGATTTGCACTCGTAATTAATGCCATTCGCAAGGCACCAAAATTTGTAATTGCGCGTGTTCAGGGTAAAGCAGTAGGTGGAGGTGTTGGATTAGCCAGTGCCGCCGACTATACCTTAGCGATGGACAATGCATCTATAAAATTAAGTGAATTGGCTGTGGGTATTGGTCCATTTGTGGTGGGTCCGGCAGTTGAACGCAAAATTGGAACCGCTGCTTTTTCCTCCTTAAGCATAAATGCTAGCGAATGGCAAACGGCAGAATGGGCCAAAGAAAAAGGCTTGTATGCCGATACGTTTTCCACTATCGAAAATTTGGATAGCGCTATTCTTGCTTTGGCCGAAAAACTTGCTTTTAGTAATCCTGAAGCCATGCAATTATTAAAGCAAGTGCAGTGGGAAGGAACCGAAAACTGGGATACACTATTGCTCGAACGTGCTGAAATGAGTGGCAAATTGGTGCTTTCAGATTTCACTCGTAATGCAATTGCAAAATTTAAAACTGGCGTAAGATAA
- a CDS encoding tungsten formylmethanofuran dehydrogenase: MCTAKAMTELYEANKDVTAKYVHATSRGHEAIQLALGLQLKAQDYLSAYYRDDSMLLAIGMEPYELMLQLMAKRDDPFSGGRLYYCHPSLRRDNMPKIPMQSSATGMQAIPATGVAMGLQYLENEKLAPDYGADKPLVVCSLGDASITEGEVAEAFQMAVLKKFPILYLVQDNEWDISANAKEFRAQDASEYAKGFKGLETRTIDGTDFFRCYEVLEEVMQKIRTERRPFLVHAKVPLLNHHTSGVRKEWYRDDLLEASKRDPFPRFKNQLIVAGFDRFELTKMEEAATKKVAEDFAKAAAAEDPKPEDLFLHDFAPTPVTEEKGIREPQGKEKTVMVDCALFAVQELMTKHKECLLYGQDVGGRLGGVFREAATLAQKFGDNRVFNTPIQEAFIIGSTAGMSATGCKPIVEVQFADYIWPGLNQLFTEVSRSCYLSNGKWPVSCIIRVPIGAYGSGGPYHSSSVESVLTNIGGIKIAYPSTGADLKGLMKAAYYDPNPVVMLEHKGLYWSKIKGTEDAKTIEPDEDYIIPFGKARTVLTASEDCIKKGKTLCIITYGMGVYWAKEAAKNFPSQIEILDLRTLVPLDTESIYASVKKHSKCIVLTEEPTVNSFAQSLAGKISKNCFQFLDAPVEVVGSENLPAIPLNATLEATMLPNAEKVAAVIAGMLVC, encoded by the coding sequence ATGTGCACCGCTAAAGCGATGACAGAGTTGTATGAGGCCAATAAAGATGTAACTGCAAAGTATGTGCATGCCACATCACGCGGTCACGAAGCCATACAACTTGCGCTTGGACTGCAATTGAAAGCGCAAGACTACTTATCGGCTTATTATCGAGATGACAGTATGCTGCTCGCTATTGGCATGGAGCCTTATGAATTAATGTTGCAATTAATGGCCAAGCGTGATGATCCTTTTTCGGGTGGACGCTTGTACTATTGCCATCCGAGTTTGCGTAGAGATAACATGCCCAAAATACCTATGCAGTCGTCGGCAACCGGCATGCAGGCAATTCCGGCTACCGGTGTTGCAATGGGTTTACAGTACTTGGAAAATGAAAAATTAGCTCCTGATTATGGCGCTGATAAACCGCTTGTGGTGTGTTCCTTAGGAGATGCTTCCATTACTGAAGGCGAAGTTGCTGAGGCTTTTCAGATGGCAGTACTTAAAAAATTTCCGATACTGTATTTGGTGCAAGACAATGAGTGGGACATCAGTGCCAATGCAAAGGAGTTTCGTGCTCAAGACGCGAGTGAATATGCCAAGGGCTTTAAAGGATTGGAAACACGCACCATTGATGGCACCGATTTTTTTAGGTGTTATGAAGTGTTGGAAGAAGTGATGCAAAAAATACGAACCGAACGCAGGCCTTTTTTAGTGCACGCCAAAGTTCCTTTATTGAATCACCATACATCAGGTGTGCGTAAAGAATGGTATCGTGATGATTTATTGGAAGCCTCAAAAAGAGACCCTTTTCCACGTTTCAAAAACCAATTAATTGTGGCCGGTTTCGACCGATTTGAATTGACCAAAATGGAAGAAGCGGCTACTAAAAAAGTTGCAGAAGATTTTGCGAAGGCTGCTGCTGCAGAAGATCCGAAACCGGAAGATTTATTTTTGCACGACTTTGCTCCTACTCCCGTTACTGAAGAAAAAGGAATTCGTGAACCGCAAGGAAAAGAAAAAACGGTTATGGTGGATTGCGCTTTGTTTGCGGTGCAAGAACTGATGACCAAGCATAAGGAATGTCTGCTCTATGGACAAGATGTAGGAGGCAGACTTGGTGGAGTATTCCGTGAAGCGGCAACACTTGCGCAAAAGTTTGGCGACAATCGTGTTTTTAATACGCCCATTCAAGAAGCATTTATTATTGGAAGTACTGCAGGAATGAGTGCTACAGGATGCAAACCCATAGTAGAAGTGCAATTTGCAGATTACATTTGGCCGGGTTTAAATCAGTTGTTTACAGAGGTGAGCCGTTCCTGTTATTTAAGCAATGGCAAATGGCCGGTGAGTTGCATTATTCGTGTGCCCATTGGTGCTTATGGAAGCGGAGGTCCTTACCATTCTTCGAGTGTAGAATCTGTTTTGACAAATATTGGAGGGATAAAAATCGCTTATCCTAGCACCGGTGCCGATTTAAAAGGCTTGATGAAAGCAGCATATTATGACCCTAATCCTGTGGTGATGTTAGAGCACAAAGGTCTTTACTGGAGCAAAATAAAAGGTACAGAAGATGCGAAAACAATTGAGCCGGATGAGGACTATATTATTCCATTTGGTAAGGCAAGAACTGTTCTTACAGCGTCAGAGGATTGCATTAAAAAAGGCAAAACGCTATGCATAATTACTTATGGAATGGGCGTGTATTGGGCGAAAGAAGCGGCTAAGAATTTTCCTTCCCAAATAGAAATTTTGGATTTACGTACACTTGTTCCATTGGATACAGAAAGCATTTATGCATCCGTAAAAAAACACAGCAAATGTATTGTGCTCACCGAAGAGCCTACTGTAAACAGTTTTGCGCAAAGTTTAGCCGGAAAAATTTCGAAAAATTGCTTTCAGTTTTTGGATGCTCCTGTAGAAGTGGTGGGTTCGGAAAATTTACCTGCTATACCGCTTAATGCAACCTTAGAAGCCACGATGTTACCCAATGCTGAGAAAGTGGCGGCTGTGATTGCAGGGATGTTGGTGTGTTAA
- the plsY gene encoding glycerol-3-phosphate 1-O-acyltransferase PlsY produces MITPENILYLIIAYLLGSIPTSVWIGQYFYNIDVREFGSGNSGATNTFRVLGYKAGIPVLIIDVLKGWFSVRLAVLISDYAPGSALLVDLELVFAVAALMGHVFPVYVGFRGGKGVATLLGIVLALNPTAALISLAVFIIVFLSTKYVSLSSIIASFAFPNVVIFAMDSRVPSMVIFSMFITVIVLITHQKNIERLLAKKESKIHLRKPKREEVSEI; encoded by the coding sequence ATGATAACACCCGAAAATATTCTGTATTTGATTATTGCCTATTTGCTAGGTTCTATACCAACTTCAGTGTGGATTGGGCAGTATTTTTATAACATTGATGTACGCGAATTCGGAAGCGGAAATTCAGGTGCTACCAATACCTTTAGAGTACTGGGATATAAGGCAGGAATTCCAGTGTTGATTATTGATGTTTTAAAGGGTTGGTTCTCCGTGCGCCTCGCTGTTTTGATTAGTGATTATGCACCGGGCTCAGCCTTGTTAGTAGATCTCGAATTGGTGTTTGCTGTTGCCGCATTAATGGGGCATGTATTTCCTGTATATGTGGGATTTAGAGGAGGCAAGGGAGTTGCAACCTTATTGGGAATTGTGTTGGCACTCAATCCTACCGCTGCATTAATTTCACTTGCTGTCTTTATTATTGTATTTCTATCTACTAAATACGTTTCACTCAGCTCCATTATTGCTTCCTTTGCTTTTCCCAATGTAGTTATTTTTGCAATGGACTCGCGGGTGCCTTCCATGGTTATTTTTAGCATGTTTATCACGGTTATTGTATTGATAACGCACCAAAAAAATATTGAACGATTACTCGCAAAAAAGGAATCCAAAATTCACTTGAGAAAACCTAAACGAGAGGAAGTATCAGAAATTTAA